A DNA window from Ensifer sp. WSM1721 contains the following coding sequences:
- a CDS encoding AAA family ATPase yields the protein MTKRILITGMSGTGKSAVIAELARRGHRAIDLDVPEWSHWVDAAQGDDLAPRDGQDWVWREDRVRDLLLLNERENLFVSGCAENMDKLFDVIDMIVLLSAPLETIMDRLRGRSGEGYGQTAGEQRKVAELIEAVEPLLRESSDFEIDTRRPVAHTVDQILSKVACLAPPCGAPPAKPALLRRRGRPRGGYIELYNLLLRRQRMNLSCNDTLTAPTPLQKSEKCYPCLRYKTSPLSPDRPHSSLNLTKQSGLNPGVDPVCRLLGLKADVQRVRGGRKWAKLRLWTSPG from the coding sequence ATGACGAAGCGTATCCTAATTACTGGCATGTCGGGAACAGGCAAATCTGCGGTGATCGCAGAGCTTGCGCGGCGAGGTCATCGGGCGATTGATCTGGACGTGCCCGAATGGTCACACTGGGTCGATGCCGCTCAGGGCGACGACCTGGCGCCCAGAGATGGACAGGATTGGGTATGGCGGGAAGATCGCGTCAGAGACCTCCTTTTGCTTAACGAGCGGGAAAACCTGTTCGTTAGCGGTTGCGCCGAGAATATGGACAAGTTGTTCGATGTGATCGACATGATCGTCCTTCTGTCTGCGCCGCTCGAGACGATCATGGACCGGCTGAGAGGGCGGTCGGGCGAAGGATACGGTCAAACAGCGGGCGAGCAGCGCAAGGTTGCCGAGCTGATCGAAGCGGTCGAGCCACTGCTCCGTGAGTCATCGGATTTCGAGATCGACACGCGACGGCCGGTAGCCCACACGGTTGACCAGATACTGTCCAAGGTTGCGTGCCTCGCGCCGCCGTGCGGTGCGCCACCAGCCAAGCCTGCCTTATTGCGAAGGAGAGGCCGGCCCCGTGGAGGCTACATTGAGCTCTACAATCTGTTGCTCCGTCGGCAACGGATGAACCTTTCGTGCAACGACACACTCACGGCACCAACACCTCTGCAAAAAAGCGAAAAGTGTTATCCATGTCTCCGGTACAAAACGTCACCTCTCTCTCCGGACAGGCCTCATTCGAGTCTCAATTTGACCAAGCAATCGGGGTTGAACCCAGGCGTTGATCCGGTATGCCGGCTTTTAGGGCTGAAAGCAGACGTTCAACGCGTGAGAGGCGGCCGCAAGTGGGCAAAGCTCCGCTTATGGACGTCCCCTGGATAA
- a CDS encoding GFA family protein translates to MLTGSCHCGKASWTLEGDPGSITACNCTRCRRYGALWAYDYEGERVAITGQTASYTRAGREKSSAEILFCPTCACVLGWRGLRLETDGRRRMAVNLRLAPPDAVYDLPIDHFDGLDTFEDLPSKGRCVRDLWS, encoded by the coding sequence ATGCTGACAGGCTCATGTCATTGCGGAAAAGCGAGTTGGACGCTCGAAGGTGATCCTGGCTCGATCACGGCGTGCAATTGTACGCGCTGCCGACGCTACGGCGCCCTGTGGGCATACGACTATGAAGGAGAGCGGGTCGCCATCACCGGGCAGACGGCATCCTATACACGGGCAGGTAGGGAGAAGTCATCGGCTGAGATATTGTTCTGCCCAACATGTGCTTGCGTGCTCGGTTGGCGTGGCTTGCGGCTTGAAACGGATGGCCGTCGACGTATGGCCGTAAACCTGCGTCTTGCGCCGCCAGATGCTGTTTACGACCTGCCCATCGATCATTTCGACGGCCTCGATACGTTCGAGGACCTTCCTTCTAAAGGGCGATGTGTGCGCGATCTTTGGTCGTAG
- a CDS encoding RtcB family protein → MNAPSFICRTSNIAGHVIRSVVAYDEPDRNFSHSLADLASALPTPDAMAQKNASLRAVATTPDFHPGKPVPVGVVADVEGAVLPHMIGSDIGCGMRMVVLDDVTADQLSTPLLDHHLRHLFFQGGRDIALTGLDRHAILREGLPALLDNLQQKSTGLLAKLDLSRAWADLERHSDNGAFACEHIDPDFADYAQINGDHRRDAILGTIGGGNHFVELGCVDHVVDGAFARTAGLKAGSIILVVHSGSLDFGQRVGTATRVRSRSDSRTGEDWRVLSMEAQPHLYRRYMNGHANAVNAAFANRFFIGLAAVEAVARALGREVGHRLIYDAPHNTVWESGNIVRHRKGACPARGVGVLAPSPYEWLGEPVILPGSMGDGTWLLAGRGSTDFLDSAAHGAGRKLSRQEARSKTNTSNGLRVIGPVDPQSAALRGRQDIVAEIQARLNEEAPAAYKPIDSVVEPMVEAGMITKVAKISPLITVKG, encoded by the coding sequence ATGAACGCGCCATCATTTATCTGCCGCACCAGCAACATTGCTGGGCATGTCATCAGGTCTGTCGTAGCCTACGACGAGCCGGACAGGAACTTTTCGCACTCACTTGCAGATCTCGCGAGCGCTTTGCCGACACCCGACGCGATGGCGCAGAAGAATGCCTCCCTTCGGGCCGTAGCCACGACCCCCGACTTTCATCCAGGCAAGCCCGTACCTGTCGGCGTTGTAGCTGACGTCGAAGGCGCGGTCCTTCCGCACATGATCGGATCTGACATCGGTTGCGGGATGCGCATGGTCGTTCTCGACGATGTCACGGCCGATCAGTTGTCGACGCCGCTGCTCGACCATCATCTTCGACATCTCTTCTTTCAGGGTGGACGCGATATCGCACTGACGGGGTTGGATCGGCACGCGATTCTGCGCGAGGGATTACCTGCGCTTCTCGATAACCTGCAGCAGAAAAGCACGGGCCTGCTTGCCAAACTGGATCTTTCGCGGGCGTGGGCCGATCTTGAGCGCCATTCGGACAATGGCGCTTTCGCATGCGAGCACATCGATCCCGATTTTGCAGATTATGCGCAGATCAATGGTGACCACCGCCGTGATGCAATTCTCGGTACGATAGGTGGCGGAAATCACTTCGTTGAACTTGGCTGTGTCGATCACGTTGTAGATGGCGCATTCGCCAGGACAGCCGGCCTGAAGGCGGGCTCGATCATCCTTGTCGTCCACTCCGGTTCCCTCGACTTTGGACAGCGAGTTGGCACCGCAACCAGAGTGAGATCGAGGTCTGATTCCAGAACTGGCGAGGATTGGCGGGTGCTCTCTATGGAGGCGCAACCACATCTCTATCGAAGATACATGAATGGCCATGCGAATGCGGTGAATGCCGCATTTGCCAACCGCTTCTTTATCGGACTTGCGGCAGTGGAGGCTGTAGCGCGTGCGTTGGGACGAGAGGTCGGGCACCGTCTTATTTACGACGCCCCACACAATACCGTTTGGGAAAGCGGAAACATCGTGCGCCACAGAAAAGGTGCCTGCCCAGCTAGAGGTGTTGGTGTCCTGGCCCCTAGTCCATACGAATGGCTTGGCGAGCCAGTCATTCTGCCCGGCTCAATGGGAGATGGCACATGGCTACTTGCCGGACGCGGTTCGACTGACTTTCTAGACTCAGCCGCCCATGGAGCGGGACGTAAGCTCTCGCGGCAGGAAGCGCGCTCGAAAACGAATACAAGCAATGGGCTGCGCGTTATCGGCCCTGTCGATCCGCAAAGCGCGGCTTTGCGTGGCCGGCAGGATATCGTGGCCGAGATCCAGGCTCGTCTCAACGAAGAAGCGCCAGCAGCATATAAGCCAATCGACAGCGTCGTAGAGCCCATGGTCGAAGCGGGGATGATAACGAAAGTTGCGAAGATTAGCCCGCTGATCACGGTGAAGGGATGA
- a CDS encoding protein-L-isoaspartate O-methyltransferase gives MTRNRRASLDEIRAFHAKMMAIASNSADERLERIFELVPREAFLGSGPWQIKVNRRYVETPSADPSYLYQNVLVALDVTKGINNGEPFLHAALIGAAAPKPGEMVIHVGAGTGYYTALLAMLVLPNGHVQAFEIDRRLAGRARENLEPFEGVAVTNDDATALPMRSANLVYVSAGVVALPAHWLKALLPGGRIIFPWQANKKTGLAVLITRTASGYQARPLMPSWFIPCVGASDGAECSKLPSSADAWSIRSVWLTRDRSPDETAVAIYKDLWFSSAVARP, from the coding sequence ATGACTAGAAATCGCCGAGCCAGTTTGGATGAAATACGCGCATTCCACGCAAAGATGATGGCGATTGCCAGTAACTCAGCAGATGAACGGCTTGAGCGGATCTTTGAGCTTGTCCCGCGCGAGGCGTTCCTGGGTTCCGGGCCGTGGCAGATCAAAGTCAATCGCCGTTACGTAGAGACGCCCAGCGCCGATCCCTCTTATCTCTATCAGAATGTCCTTGTCGCACTGGATGTCACGAAAGGTATCAACAACGGCGAACCGTTCCTCCATGCAGCCTTGATCGGCGCGGCTGCCCCCAAGCCTGGCGAGATGGTAATCCATGTAGGCGCGGGAACGGGCTACTATACCGCTCTGCTCGCGATGCTGGTGCTGCCAAACGGGCATGTTCAAGCTTTTGAGATCGACCGGCGTCTAGCCGGCCGCGCGCGGGAAAACCTCGAGCCGTTCGAGGGCGTTGCAGTCACCAATGATGATGCGACCGCTCTGCCCATGCGGAGCGCCAATCTCGTCTATGTGAGTGCCGGCGTCGTCGCGCTTCCAGCGCATTGGCTCAAAGCACTGCTCCCCGGGGGCCGGATAATCTTTCCTTGGCAGGCAAACAAGAAGACCGGTCTTGCAGTCCTGATCACTCGGACAGCTTCGGGCTACCAAGCCCGGCCACTGATGCCATCTTGGTTCATTCCCTGCGTCGGTGCATCGGATGGTGCCGAATGCAGCAAGTTGCCAAGTTCGGCCGACGCCTGGTCGATACGATCGGTCTGGCTGACGCGGGATCGCTCGCCAGACGAGACGGCCGTTGCAATCTACAAAGACCTGTGGTTTTCAAGTGCGGTGGCCAGACCTTAA
- a CDS encoding carbohydrate ABC transporter permease, protein MAAQGIPMAYTAASEPAADWDALAARARGVRRTKAVVLYAFLIAVSLPIILPYFWLVTIAFSARTGVAETAVLWRSMVVIVPAVVAFWLTAALAQSRRQLWIGIAAVAAIAGFAFALLVGPDLHLDNFIFLWEPDFASVVRSRIGEVKGAVQFPNVWHAFGNSILIAGAQTTIVVTVASLAAYYLSRFQFPGRSSMLRSLLVLHAFPVLTLIVPMFLMLYWIGLLDTLSGVILVLVAFELPFAIFIMKGFFDAVPWDIEMSALTDGASRRQAFVSVVLPQVRNGILAIAVFTFIRGWEEYIFVFTFLIRNSNWTMSLYMYWVRDDVMGVDYGVVSAVGVFYLVPSLILYMAAQRYLMQMSIGGVKG, encoded by the coding sequence ATGGCCGCGCAGGGTATCCCGATGGCGTACACGGCGGCATCAGAGCCGGCGGCCGATTGGGATGCATTGGCAGCGCGGGCGCGAGGCGTCCGGCGCACCAAGGCGGTCGTCCTCTATGCCTTCCTGATCGCCGTATCGCTGCCGATCATCCTCCCCTATTTCTGGCTCGTCACGATCGCCTTCTCGGCCAGAACCGGCGTTGCCGAGACAGCGGTTCTGTGGCGCTCCATGGTCGTGATCGTGCCGGCCGTCGTCGCCTTCTGGCTCACTGCCGCGCTCGCGCAAAGCCGTCGCCAGTTGTGGATCGGCATTGCGGCAGTCGCCGCCATCGCCGGCTTCGCCTTCGCCCTGCTGGTCGGCCCCGACCTGCACCTGGACAATTTCATCTTCCTGTGGGAGCCAGACTTCGCCTCCGTGGTGCGGTCGCGGATCGGGGAAGTCAAAGGCGCGGTTCAGTTTCCAAACGTCTGGCATGCCTTCGGCAACTCGATCCTGATCGCCGGCGCGCAGACGACAATCGTCGTCACCGTCGCCTCGTTGGCAGCCTACTACCTGTCGCGCTTTCAATTCCCCGGCCGCTCCTCGATGCTGCGCTCGCTCCTGGTGCTCCATGCTTTCCCCGTGCTGACGCTGATCGTGCCGATGTTCCTGATGCTCTACTGGATCGGGCTCCTCGATACGCTTTCCGGCGTGATACTGGTGCTCGTCGCCTTCGAGTTGCCGTTTGCGATTTTCATCATGAAGGGTTTCTTCGACGCAGTGCCGTGGGACATCGAGATGAGCGCGCTCACCGACGGCGCGTCGCGGCGGCAGGCATTCGTGAGCGTGGTGCTTCCTCAGGTGAGGAACGGCATCCTCGCCATCGCAGTCTTCACCTTCATCCGCGGCTGGGAAGAATACATCTTCGTGTTCACGTTCCTGATCAGAAACAGCAACTGGACAATGAGCCTGTATATGTACTGGGTGCGAGATGATGTCATGGGCGTCGACTACGGCGTCGTCTCTGCGGTCGGAGTCTTCTACCTCGTCCCCAGCCTCATCCTCTACATGGCCGCGCAACGCTATCTCATGCAAATGTCGATCGGCGGCGTGAAGGGCTGA
- a CDS encoding VOC family protein — protein sequence MFDHVKFGVSDYAASKAFFLKALEPLGVAVVSEGPPSYGVELSAKGKASLCLHQTDERPAHLHLAFTAENRQQVEAFYRAALEAGGKDNGAPGLRPHYHANYYAAFVIGPDGHNIEVVCHEPGA from the coding sequence ATGTTTGATCACGTCAAGTTCGGAGTCAGCGACTATGCAGCGAGCAAAGCGTTCTTTCTCAAGGCACTCGAGCCGCTCGGCGTCGCTGTTGTTTCGGAGGGGCCGCCTTCGTACGGTGTCGAGCTTAGCGCAAAGGGCAAGGCTTCATTGTGCCTGCATCAAACCGACGAGAGGCCGGCGCATCTTCACTTGGCGTTCACGGCCGAGAATCGCCAGCAAGTCGAAGCTTTCTATCGCGCAGCTCTGGAGGCGGGTGGCAAAGACAATGGTGCGCCAGGTCTGCGCCCGCACTACCACGCGAACTACTATGCAGCTTTCGTCATTGGTCCGGACGGGCATAACATCGAAGTGGTTTGCCACGAACCCGGGGCCTAG
- a CDS encoding ABC transporter ATP-binding protein, producing MAKIEFRNVVKRFGAVEVIPDMNLVIEDGEFVALLGPSGCGKSTSLFMLAGIYLPSGGELLFDGHVVNEVEARDRNVGIVFQSYALYPHMSARDNILFPLRFKKTSRDQALARVKATAQLVRVEELLDRRPSELSGGQQQRVALARALVKEPQLLLLDEPLSNLDASLRLSMRTEIKSLQEQLGVTTVLVTHDQIEATTMADRIICMRAGQIEQVGTPDDLYLRPSSLFVAAFIGSPPINLMAGEAAGGTVTVSGAIFPVEGASGSLTIGLRPEHLRFAETGFAGRIAQIEPMGREILYVVETSMGAIRVLEQGSSVAHSTGEQVNIDFHPENSLVFDTQRQKLITGAHVRAPD from the coding sequence ATGGCGAAGATCGAATTCCGTAACGTGGTGAAGCGCTTTGGCGCCGTCGAGGTGATCCCCGATATGAACCTCGTCATCGAGGACGGAGAGTTCGTCGCGCTTCTCGGCCCCTCCGGCTGCGGCAAATCGACGAGCCTGTTCATGCTCGCCGGCATCTATCTTCCGAGCGGCGGCGAGCTCCTCTTTGACGGCCACGTCGTCAATGAGGTCGAGGCCCGCGACCGTAATGTCGGCATTGTGTTTCAATCCTACGCGCTCTACCCCCACATGAGCGCGCGCGACAACATCCTCTTTCCGCTGCGCTTCAAGAAAACGTCGCGCGACCAAGCTCTCGCCCGGGTCAAGGCCACCGCGCAGCTTGTCCGGGTCGAGGAGCTCTTGGACCGTCGTCCCAGTGAGCTTTCCGGCGGCCAGCAGCAGCGCGTCGCTCTTGCACGCGCCCTCGTGAAGGAGCCGCAATTATTGCTCCTCGACGAGCCGCTCTCGAACCTTGATGCTTCGCTTCGTCTTTCCATGCGCACCGAAATCAAGTCGCTACAGGAGCAGCTCGGCGTCACGACCGTCCTCGTCACCCATGACCAGATCGAGGCAACGACAATGGCCGACCGTATTATCTGCATGCGCGCCGGCCAGATCGAGCAGGTCGGGACACCGGACGATCTCTATCTCCGGCCTTCGAGCCTGTTTGTCGCCGCCTTCATTGGCTCCCCGCCCATCAACCTCATGGCCGGCGAAGCCGCAGGCGGCACGGTCACAGTCAGCGGCGCAATATTCCCCGTCGAGGGTGCCTCGGGGTCGCTGACCATCGGCCTGAGGCCGGAACACCTGAGATTCGCTGAGACCGGTTTCGCGGGCCGGATCGCGCAGATCGAGCCGATGGGCCGTGAGATCCTCTATGTCGTCGAAACCAGCATGGGGGCAATCCGCGTGCTTGAACAGGGTTCTTCGGTCGCACACTCGACGGGCGAACAGGTGAACATCGATTTCCATCCCGAAAATTCACTTGTGTTCGACACGCAGCGACAGAAACTCATCACCGGTGCGCATGTCCGTGCACCCGATTGA
- a CDS encoding ABC transporter ATP-binding protein codes for MSFSDLIYRPFETLIRPLDIPYTPLPSRGPFALLMHFASMFRGALAAVAMLMIAIEGINLATIWGISFVVDGVTAKGAAAFLEEKWPTLAVLGVLVFPVLPLLIFLGNALNSQTVAVCMPAAMQWQGHKAVERQDLAFFHDLFAGQVAARISQVASAVQQQIVVAFYQVPLFLVQFVGSLVLLSALSWPLALPVFVWIAANIALAAAAVPRFSERSRKTARARSLVVGAMTDLYSNIQMVKLFAAEDSEAGAMRRIMANAIESQQRERRIHLTTDTSVILLNTVLILANSVIGFWGLVDGFVTIGQFVASIAIVLRLNANSRAFLQMGQQIFQAVGTIRDAMPVVTTPPTIIDVPDARSLTVRAGEVEFRNVQFEYRQGQGVIEGLSLTVRAGEKVGLVGLSGAGKSTLVSLLLRFFDLKGGAICIDGQDIRNVTQASLRESIGVVTQDVSLLHRSVGNNIRYGRPSASRQEVEHAARLAEADGFIANLKDSEGRVGYDAFVGDRGVKLSGGQRQRVAIARVLLKDAPILVLDEATSALDSEAEAAVQDKLALLMEGKTVIAIAHRLSTIASMDRIVVLDRGRIVEEGTPSALLERGGLYARLWKRQTGGYIADTVEAT; via the coding sequence ATGTCGTTTTCGGATCTCATCTATCGCCCCTTCGAGACGCTCATTCGTCCGCTCGACATTCCTTACACGCCGCTGCCGTCACGCGGACCATTCGCGCTTCTTATGCATTTCGCCTCGATGTTCCGCGGCGCGCTCGCGGCCGTCGCCATGCTGATGATCGCTATCGAAGGCATCAACCTCGCGACGATCTGGGGCATTTCCTTTGTCGTGGACGGGGTGACTGCGAAGGGCGCGGCCGCTTTCCTCGAAGAGAAATGGCCGACGCTGGCCGTTCTCGGCGTGCTGGTTTTCCCGGTGCTGCCGCTGCTGATCTTCCTCGGCAACGCGCTGAACTCGCAGACCGTGGCGGTGTGCATGCCGGCCGCGATGCAATGGCAGGGTCACAAGGCGGTGGAGCGCCAGGACCTCGCCTTCTTCCACGATCTCTTCGCCGGCCAGGTGGCCGCGCGCATTTCCCAGGTCGCGTCTGCCGTGCAGCAGCAGATCGTCGTGGCCTTCTATCAAGTGCCGCTCTTCTTGGTGCAGTTTGTCGGCTCCCTCGTTCTGCTCAGCGCGCTGTCCTGGCCGCTGGCGCTCCCCGTCTTCGTCTGGATCGCGGCCAACATCGCGCTTGCGGCGGCAGCGGTGCCGCGTTTTTCCGAGCGTTCGCGCAAGACCGCCCGCGCGCGCAGCCTCGTCGTCGGCGCCATGACCGACCTTTACAGCAACATCCAGATGGTGAAGCTGTTCGCGGCGGAGGACAGCGAGGCGGGGGCGATGCGCAGGATCATGGCGAATGCAATCGAGAGCCAGCAGCGCGAAAGGCGCATCCACCTGACGACCGACACGAGCGTCATCCTGCTCAATACCGTCCTGATACTCGCCAATTCCGTCATAGGCTTCTGGGGGCTTGTGGACGGTTTCGTCACCATCGGCCAGTTCGTCGCCTCGATCGCTATCGTGCTGCGGCTCAACGCGAACTCGCGTGCTTTCCTGCAGATGGGCCAGCAGATTTTTCAGGCGGTGGGAACGATCCGCGACGCCATGCCCGTCGTCACCACACCGCCGACCATCATCGACGTGCCGGACGCCAGGTCGCTCACCGTGAGGGCCGGCGAGGTCGAGTTCAGGAACGTGCAGTTTGAATACCGGCAGGGACAAGGGGTGATCGAAGGCCTATCGCTCACGGTGCGTGCCGGCGAGAAGGTGGGGCTGGTCGGGCTCTCCGGCGCCGGCAAGTCGACCCTGGTCAGCCTGCTCCTCCGCTTCTTCGATCTGAAAGGCGGCGCCATCTGCATAGACGGGCAGGATATACGCAACGTGACGCAGGCGAGCCTGCGTGAAAGCATCGGCGTGGTCACCCAGGACGTGTCGCTGCTGCATCGCTCGGTCGGCAACAATATCCGCTACGGCCGGCCAAGTGCCTCGCGTCAAGAGGTGGAGCATGCCGCGAGGCTGGCCGAGGCGGACGGCTTCATCGCCAACCTCAAGGACAGCGAAGGCCGTGTTGGTTATGACGCCTTCGTCGGCGACCGCGGGGTAAAACTGTCCGGAGGCCAGCGCCAGCGCGTCGCCATCGCCCGCGTCCTGCTCAAGGACGCGCCGATCCTTGTGCTCGACGAGGCGACGTCAGCATTGGATAGCGAAGCCGAGGCCGCGGTGCAGGACAAGCTCGCCCTATTGATGGAGGGAAAGACCGTGATTGCTATCGCGCATCGCCTCTCCACCATTGCCAGCATGGACCGGATCGTCGTGCTCGATAGAGGTCGCATCGTCGAGGAAGGAACGCCGTCGGCGCTGCTCGAACGGGGCGGACTCTACGCCCGGCTATGGAAGCGGCAGACGGGTGGCTACATTGCCGATACGGTTGAGGCGACATGA
- a CDS encoding glycerophosphodiester phosphodiesterase family protein, whose translation MAALEASSQASNTPAAVEGPYGPVRLKWHKLRTHLAEAPFKRSNLALGWQLGASLEIDILATADRRFAVLHDPTLGPSTTGRGRVSRLPIASIRGLFHRAADGTRDPDAPVLSLADLVAPLRSLQRSPSANLQLDLKLLEGHALTDSAVADAAAAVAGLGDAIVVGSHHLDDARRLVAAIPGARLGYDPMLAVSRRPALRNPERLLRHIERRRTGLNLAYLRFDTIVAAESQGFPLVKHLLDLGIETDAWTVNPGVGISDAVLHTLLEAKVRQITTDAPSEIFRLIRFSANAVP comes from the coding sequence ATGGCAGCGCTTGAGGCGAGCAGCCAGGCATCCAACACGCCGGCGGCGGTTGAGGGTCCCTATGGGCCGGTTCGGCTCAAGTGGCACAAACTGCGCACGCATCTCGCCGAAGCGCCCTTCAAGCGCTCGAACCTCGCACTTGGCTGGCAGCTCGGCGCGAGTCTCGAGATCGATATACTCGCCACCGCCGATCGCCGCTTTGCGGTTCTACACGATCCGACGCTCGGTCCCTCGACCACCGGACGCGGCCGCGTATCGCGCCTGCCGATCGCTTCGATCAGAGGACTCTTCCACCGCGCCGCGGACGGCACCCGCGATCCGGATGCGCCGGTGCTGTCGCTAGCCGATCTGGTGGCCCCGCTCCGAAGCCTGCAGAGATCGCCATCGGCGAACCTTCAGCTCGACCTCAAGCTGCTCGAGGGGCACGCGCTTACGGATTCGGCAGTGGCGGATGCGGCAGCGGCCGTGGCTGGGCTCGGGGATGCCATTGTTGTCGGTTCGCATCATCTGGATGATGCACGCCGACTCGTTGCCGCCATTCCCGGAGCCCGCCTCGGCTACGATCCGATGCTGGCGGTATCCCGACGGCCAGCTCTACGCAATCCCGAGCGGCTCCTGCGCCACATCGAGCGGCGCAGAACGGGCTTAAACCTTGCCTATCTCCGGTTCGACACCATCGTCGCCGCGGAAAGTCAAGGATTCCCGTTGGTCAAGCACCTGTTGGACCTCGGCATTGAGACCGACGCCTGGACTGTCAATCCTGGCGTTGGGATCAGCGACGCCGTACTGCATACCCTCCTGGAAGCGAAAGTGCGCCAGATCACGACCGATGCTCCGAGCGAGATCTTCCGCTTGATCCGGTTTTCCGCAAATGCGGTTCCCTAG
- a CDS encoding aminotransferase class I/II-fold pyridoxal phosphate-dependent enzyme, whose protein sequence is MDKVFEGTALDHYDGSRVDLQSRWDAVGEWWNARLAAGLDSFQKITQGRITPIVRGTYRDGTSFSGLNFASQEYLSLASHPEVIDAAISALRQFGCHSAGSAGLMGNTALSILLEKRLAEYLGYHDCVVFPIGWAAGYGAVKTLVRKHDHVVIDMLAHACLQEAAADATQNVHRFPHLSTEGVERRLRSIRAADTTAGILVVTETLFSMDSDTPDVRPLVKLCREYDATLLVDCAHDLGVYGTGGRGILEEQELFGEVDVVVGSFSKTFASTGGFVATNSRGFRFGLRGNCGPSTFTNAMTPVQSAVVLSALDVVQSREGDERRTRVLRNADMLRAGMAEAGFRVIGRASPIVPVMLGDVHLARVMTKFAIGMGGIVNLVEHPAVPTNKCRWRLQVMADHDECQIAEFIEIATKARERALREISGQFRADDRVMALQ, encoded by the coding sequence ATGGACAAGGTCTTCGAAGGTACGGCGCTCGATCACTACGACGGAAGCAGGGTCGACCTGCAGTCGCGTTGGGATGCGGTTGGTGAGTGGTGGAACGCGAGATTGGCGGCGGGACTCGATTCCTTCCAGAAGATCACGCAAGGCCGCATTACACCTATTGTCCGGGGGACATACCGCGACGGAACCTCTTTCTCGGGATTGAACTTCGCGAGCCAGGAGTACCTGAGTCTCGCTTCCCATCCAGAAGTCATAGATGCTGCGATTTCTGCCCTCAGGCAATTCGGATGCCACAGCGCCGGTTCGGCGGGTCTCATGGGCAACACGGCACTTTCGATCCTTCTCGAAAAACGGCTCGCTGAATATCTGGGCTATCATGACTGCGTCGTGTTCCCGATCGGCTGGGCCGCGGGATACGGAGCCGTCAAAACCCTTGTCCGCAAACACGATCACGTTGTCATCGACATGCTCGCACATGCCTGCCTGCAGGAAGCGGCAGCGGATGCGACGCAAAACGTCCACCGCTTTCCGCACCTCTCGACCGAAGGTGTCGAGCGTAGGCTTCGCTCAATACGGGCAGCGGATACGACAGCGGGGATACTCGTCGTGACCGAGACGCTTTTCTCGATGGATAGCGATACTCCTGATGTCCGTCCGCTGGTAAAGCTCTGCCGTGAATACGACGCTACCTTGCTCGTCGACTGCGCACACGATCTCGGGGTTTATGGAACTGGCGGACGGGGCATTCTAGAAGAGCAGGAACTGTTTGGCGAGGTCGACGTTGTGGTCGGATCATTTTCGAAGACTTTCGCCTCCACGGGCGGTTTCGTCGCTACGAATAGCCGAGGCTTCCGTTTCGGACTGAGGGGTAACTGCGGCCCGTCAACTTTCACCAATGCCATGACGCCTGTGCAGAGTGCGGTGGTACTTTCTGCCCTGGACGTCGTGCAAAGCAGAGAGGGAGACGAAAGAAGGACGCGTGTGTTGCGTAACGCAGACATGCTTCGCGCGGGGATGGCAGAGGCGGGGTTCAGGGTGATAGGCCGTGCTAGCCCGATCGTCCCTGTGATGTTAGGCGACGTGCATCTTGCGAGGGTAATGACGAAATTCGCGATCGGGATGGGCGGTATCGTGAATCTGGTCGAGCATCCGGCAGTTCCGACGAACAAGTGCCGTTGGCGGCTTCAGGTTATGGCCGACCATGACGAGTGCCAGATTGCGGAATTCATCGAGATCGCGACAAAAGCAAGAGAGCGGGCGCTTCGGGAAATCTCCGGGCAGTTCAGAGCTGATGACCGCGTAATGGCGCTGCAGTGA